In the genome of Sebastes umbrosus isolate fSebUmb1 chromosome 14, fSebUmb1.pri, whole genome shotgun sequence, one region contains:
- the LOC119501294 gene encoding uncharacterized protein LOC119501294 isoform X1, translating to MMKMSGRVTSCCVALFFVLNSVSAVQKKLHSINDLKKINFGQSVPKHSLLLLHWFANTVDIDENDVIRVAFDPNSRAYGSHQYHNFEGLLDRLDRGSGYRYYTVGSLNQGTTMQLPSYVVRPQREYVGTNSDRIIIRAREQNIGGQALQRIDQVYITQHIENQGEYDPDQTYRITTNLLRQIRQFSVGQNQQQLLQLRNRYASNADELHIRNTWGDLACLGLLLFIVIQEKYSTSQRNNRPQNNHTPQNRPETNYKPQNNRPENRRTHLDDDDSESERNVPRYFRNQGHVVVDINYDEDQEASRRTGNRESGLNNTSVPLNNNRRSFCCICCIASICVISLCAILLFIFLYKWNIK from the coding sequence atgatgaagatgtcaGGAAGAGTCACCAGTTGCTGTGTAGCTCTGTTCTTTGTCCTGAACTCTGTGTCGGCTGTACAGAAAAAGCTCCATTCAATCAACGATTTGAAGAAAATCAACTTTGGCCAATCTGTGCCCAAacacagtctgctgctgctccactggTTTGCCAACACAGTTGACATTGACGAGAATGATGTCATAAGGGTGGCTTTTGACCCAAACAGTAGAGCTTATGGCTCACATCAGTATCACAACTTTGAGGGCCTGTTGGACCGACTGGATCGAGGAAGTGGATACCGGTACTACACTGTTGGCAGTCTCAATCAAGGAACGACCATGCAACTTCCTTCTTATGTTGTCCGTCCCCAAAGGGAGTATGTGGGAACAAACAGTGACAGGATCATAATTCGTGCCAGGGAGCAGAACATAGGAGGGCAAGCTTTGCAGAGGATAGACCAAGTTTATATCACACAACATATTGAAAATCAGGGGGAATATGATCCAGATCAGACCTACAGGATCACTACTAACCTCCTGAGACAGATCAGACAGTTTTCTGTGGGACAAAACCAACAGCAACTGTTGCAACTCAGAAACCGCTATGCAAGTAACGCTGATGAGTTGCACATCAGAAACACATGGGGTGACCTTGCTTGCCTTGGACTGCTGTTGTTTATTGTGATCCAGGAAAAGTACTCCACTAGCCAACGAAACAACAGaccacaaaacaaccacacacCACAAAACAGACCAGAAACCAACTACAAACCACAAAACAACAGACCAGAAAACAGAAGAACTCatttggatgatgatgattcgGAGAGTGAGCGCAATGTTCCTAGATATTTTCGAAACCAAGGTCATGTTGTAGTGGATATAAACTACGATGAAGACCAGGAAGCCAGCAGGAGGACTGGGAACCGAGAATCAGGCCTTAACAACACCTCAGTGCCTCTGAACAACAACCGGCGGtcattttgttgtatttgttgcaTTGCCTCCATATGTGTAATTTCATTGTGTGctatattactttttatttttttgtataaatgGAACATAAAATGA